A single window of Coffea eugenioides isolate CCC68of chromosome 7, Ceug_1.0, whole genome shotgun sequence DNA harbors:
- the LOC113777899 gene encoding guanosine nucleotide diphosphate dissociation inhibitor 2-like yields MDEEYDVIVLGTGLKECILSGLLSVDGLKVLHMDRNDYYGGESTSLNLVQLWKKFRGSDNPPSNLGSSRDYNVDMMPKFIMANGGLVRVLIHTDVTKYLYFKAVDGSFVYSKGKVHKVPATDMEALKSPLMGIFEKRRARKFFIYVQAYNENDPKTHEGMDLTRVTTREFIAKFGLDDNTMDFIGHALALYRDDHYLDEPALDTVKRVKLYEESLARFGGGSPYIYPLYGLGELPQAFARLSAVYGGTYMLNKPECKVEFDEEGKVLGVTSEGETAKCKKVVCDPSYLPNKVRKVGKVARAIAIMSHPIPNTNDSHSVQIILPQKQLGRRSDMYVFCSSYSHNVAPKGKFIAFVSTEAETDHPETELKPGIDLLGPVDEIFFDIYDRYEPVNEPSLDNCFVSTSYDPTTHFESTVVDVLNMYTMITGKVGMKVLEFWSTDISTCRF; encoded by the exons ATGGATGAAGAATACGATGTGATTGTGCTTGGAACCGGTCTCAAGGAGTGCATCCTCAGTGGTCTCCTCTCCGTCGATGGCCTTAAG gtTCTGCATATGGATAGAAATGACTATTATGGAGGAGAATCTACTTCACTTAATCTTGTTCAG CTATGGAAGAAGTTCAGAGGAAGTGATAATCCTCCATCAAACCTCGGTTCTAGCCGGGATTACAATGTTGACATGATGCCaaag ttTATAATGGCAAATGGTGGTCTTGTAAGGGTCCTCATTCATACTGATGTAACTAAATACTTGTACTTCAAGGCTGTTGATGGTAGCTTTGTCTATAGCAAGGGCAAG GTTCACAAGGTTCCTGCAACTGACATGGAGGCCCTTAAATCTCCTTTGATGGGTATTTTTGAGAAGCGTCGTGCTCGCAAGTTCTTCATATATGTCCAGGCTTATAATGAGAATGATCCAAAAACACATGAAGGGATGGATCTGACACGAGTGACTACTAGGGAGTTCATTGC AAAATTTGGTCTTGATGACAACACTATGGACTTTATTGGCCATGCATTGGCACTCTATAGAGATGATCACTACTTGGATGAGCCTGCATTGGACACTGTTAAGAGAGTAAAG TTGTATGAGGAGTCTCTAGCTCGTTTTGGAGGAGGTTCACCGTACATTTACCCTCTGTATGGGTTGGGAGAGCTTCCTCAG GCATTCGCTCGTTTAAGTGCTGTCTATGGTGGGACCTATATGTTGAACAAACCTGAGTGCAAG GTAGAGTTCGATGAGGAAGGAAAAGTCTTGGGTGTCACATCCGAAGGGGAAACAGCTAAGTGCAAGAAAGTTGTTTGTGATCCTTCCTACTTGCCCAACAAG GTTAGGAAAGTTGGAAAAGTTGCTCGAGCAATTGCAATTATGAGCCATCCCATTCCAAACACCAATGATTCTCATTCAGTGCAGATTATTCTCCCTCAGAAACAGTTGGGTCGCCGCTCAGACAT gtatgtattCTGTTCTTCTTACTCTCACAATGTTGCACCAAAAGGAAAGTTCATTGCATTTGTCTCGACAGAAGCTGAGACTGATCACCCTGAGACTGAACTTAAGCCGGGGATAGATCTTCTTGGGCCTGTGGACGAGATATTCTTTGATATTTATGACAGATATGAACCAGTCAATGAGCCTTCTCTTGACAATTGTTTCGTATCAACA AGTTATGATCCGACAACTCATTTTGAGTCAACTGTTGTGGATGTGCTCAATATGTATACCATGATCACTGGAAAGGTAGGGATGAAAGTGCTTGAGTTTTGGAGTACAGATATTTCTACGTGTCGTTTTTAA